The Pseudomonas sp. MM223 genome segment CGGGCTGGCTATCAACATTGCGGCGGGCACACTATTTCGCTCTGCGACGCTAACTCAAATTTACCCTGTCCCATTTTTTGATACACCAAAAGTTTCTTTAACTATGTACAAGGGAGTTAACGACAGTCATAGGGTTTCAGCTCAGCAGCATCCAAGTGGTTCCGGCTACATGACTTTTTCGGTTTCAAATTCCGTCAGCACTGCCGCCGTTGCCATCCAGTGTTCCATTATCGCTATCGGCAGGTGGTTCTAATGATTATCAAGCTTTCCCCGGTTCGTTCTGACATCCGCCTTTCGGTTGTGAAGGCCGGCGACCTTCTGGAAGTGAACGGCGTGGCCCTGGACTTTTCGCGCCTGGCTGACGGGTCGACCTTGCCAGCCGAGGCCGTGGGCTGCAATTTCGTGATTTCCCCTGTCGAGCGCATCAATGGCGCCCTGGTGCTAACCCTGATGCTGCCTCATGACGCCGACGCGCCAGAGGGTGCGCGCTTCCCGGTCGACCTGTATCCGGCTGATGGCCCGGTGCAATTGCCCGGCTTGGACCTGGGCGAACGTCTGCCGGCGACTCCCGGTGTGATTGACTGGTCGCAGGTGGTCACCGCCGAGGCCAAGGCCCAGGCCGCTGCCGAGCAGCTGTTGGCCACTATGGTTGCCGAGCAGGCACAGCGCCGGGCCGTCGCTGATGCAGCGATTGCCCCGCTGCAGGATGCCGTCGAGCTGGACGAGTCCACAGAGGCAGAGGCCGCGCTACTCAAGGAATGGAAGCGCTACCGCGTTGCGCTCAGCCGCTTGCCTGAGCAGGAAGGCTACCCCAGCGAGATCGATTGGCCCGCGCCGCCGGCCTGATCCGCACCGAAACCACCGACCGCCACCTGGCGGTATTTTTTTGCCTGGAGAAAACCCATGACCGCACGCGGCATCCGCAACAACAATCCCGGGAACATCGATTTCAACCCGCGCAATGCTTGGCAGGGCCAGCTTGGCATCGAGGTGGGTGTGGGCAAGCCGCGCTTTGCCCGGTTCGACGAAGCCGAGAATGGCATCCGCGCCCTGGGCAAGCTGCTGCTGAACTACCGGGGCAAGGACGGCATGCCCGGCGTCGGGCGGCCCGGCATCGATACCTCGCTGGAATTCATCAGCCGATGGGCACCGTCCAGCGAGAACAACACTCTGGCCTACGCCCAGGCCATCGCCAAGCGCTTGGGTGTAGGCGTCCGCGACTCCATCGACATCTCCAAGCCGCAGGTTCTGCGCGAGGCGGTGGTGGGAATCATCGTCCACGAGAATGGCGGAAACCCCTACAAGGCAGAGGTGATCGACGAGGGTATCCGGCGGGCCTTGGCATGATCACGATGCCAGCGGAGGGCGGCCGCCTGGCCGTTGTACTGATGGTGGCAGTGCTGCTGCTAGGTGTGGGCGGTGCCGGCGGTACCTGGCTGGCGGCCGGCCATTACCGGCCGCTGCTGGATCAGGCCAATAAGGAGGCGGCGATTTGTGTTGCTGCCCGGAACAACCTCAGCGGGCTGGCGGCAGAGCAGGGTAAGGCACTGGGCGATCTGGCCCTGGCGGCAAGTATTCGCAAGGCCGGCGTCGAGAAGGCTGTGGGGGAGGCCAAGGCCAGTGCAGATGTTGACTACGCCGCAGCGAACCGACTGCAACAGGAGCGCACCGGTGGCGACCAGTGCACGGCTGCCGCCTCGATCATCGACAAGGAGCTTGGGCTATGACGCTGGTGGTGAACTCGAAAAACTGTAGGAGCGGGGAGGGCCTGTTTCAGGCTGCAGCCCGTGTAACGCGTGGATTGTCCTGTGGGAGCGGGCTGGTGGTGGTCCTGGCCCTTTCGGGCTGTGCCGGCCGCGCTGAGCAGGAGAAGCATTACGTTCGCGTCGAGGTGCCGGTGCAGGTGCCGTGTCGGGCGCCGGAAGTCGCGGTACCGTCCTGGGCGGCCGCTGGCCTGCGCAAGACCGACAGCCTAGAGGTGAAAGTGCGGGCGCTGCTGGCTGTGCGCAGGCAGCGGATCGGGTACGAGAAAGAACTGGAGGCGGCCATAGCCGCTTGTCGATGAGGGGGCTTCCGCCCCCCCTCTGATCAAGGCCTACTGACGGCCTTGACGGCGCTGCTCAGCTTCTGGCTCTCAAAAAGCTTTGCATACCCCGACTGCAAGCAGTCGTACTGGTACATTGTGCGAAGAAGCCATATCTTTTGCCATAGAGCATCATCCATAGCATGTTGGGTCACATTGAGATTCAGGAGGGCAGCCTCCCTCATATCAATCACCGAGCCATGGGAGTGGTAGTGCCCTCGCGTAGCCATCTTCGAGATTGTCTCGTCAATAGCCTCCGGTATATGAGACATCATGCCTTTAGAAAGCAGCTCACGCGCCAGCTTTTCGGTCTGCCCTCGCGTGGTCAAGGCTAGCTGATACTCAATGGGGTTGAACGATCCTGCTGGTGCATTAAGGATGAACTCCACCGGGACACCGTTGTAAGACGGATCTATAGGGCCTAGCTCGGACTCTACCCCCATCATTATGGTGGATCCTGACAGAGCTATCACGGTGCCGTTACTTTTGGCGCGCCGCGGGATAATGACTCGCAGATCAGGAGCGGCCTGCTGGAGCAGGGAGCAAATTTTCTCTGTTGGGTCGGTGTAACCGCCGTTTGTCTCAAGCAGCAGGTCAATAGGCTTGCCCAAGGCGCCGCGCAAAAGCTCTGCGAACAGGACATCATCACCCATGTCAATCTGGGCGCCCGACTGTTCACATTCGGTGAAGTAAACGATCAACTCTCGACCGGTATCCTCTTGAATGTCAGAGATCAACTGCTGACGAAGATACCGGTCCTTGTGCGTGACCCAGAAAAGCGGGGATTGAGACGGCAGCGTCTTAGAGCGGGGAAAGCAATCCGGCATGATGGCGAGCGTCCTGTTCGTCATAGGTTTTTTGGCTTTCACCGAGGGCAAATACCGTTAGGCCTGCGTTCATGCGCTCGCTTGCCTGACGAATGGCCTCATATGGGTCGCGGCTTGGAGGGGCGGTTACCTCATCTTTGACGATAACCTGGTCGGTCCGAGTACCGAAAAGATTTCTGGCTTGAGCCATCGCGCTTGACTCTTGGAAATATACGCTGCTCATGAGCTGCTCCATTGAAAGATCAGCGGTGTTCTTCGCTAATAGACTTATCCACAGGATTTGCACACCGTATGGACAAGGTGGCTCGCGATTATCGCTACGTCAAGCTCCAAGTCAAATCATATTTTGACTGGAAGGCGCCTGTGCCAGTGAAACCGATGAGTCCCCTATAAAGAAGTCGACGAGCGGGGCAAAGAATCCACGTTCACCCCTTATTCTGTTTTGCCGCTGACGGCGCGATCTCTCCGTGCTCGGCTGTGATTCTCGTACCACTTTTTGTACCAAAAGAGGTTTTTTATGGGGGAATCAGGGGGATTTATGGCCCCTGAAAGCCTTTAAGCCCCCCTTTTCCAATACTCCTGCTAATCCGCACATAAGTCCTTACCGGTTTTTCCGTTGGGGAGGGGGTGCCCAGGATTAGGGCACCTTAAGGAACTGACCGGTGTGCTTTGTGAGAGTTTTAGATCGATCTGTTATATGGGACTGCTATGCAGCCCTTCGCGGGCGCGCCCGCTCCCACAGGATTACCGCAGGCCTGGGCCTTGCGCGATCACTGTGGGAGCTGGCTTGCCGGCGATTGGTCTGCGAAGCAGACCCGATCACTTACCGCGAATGAGCTTACGCAACGCAAACCGGTTTGGATGACAAGCCTCTGCCACCGCCCGCGGCAATGGCAACGGTTCCCCGCACACCCAAGCCGCCACCAGTTCTCCACTCAGTGGCGCCGTGATCAATCCGCGCGACCCGTGCCCGCTGTTCACATACAACCCCTCCAGCCAAGGGCAGGCCACATCCGGCACCTGCCGCGCATCCCGGCCCAGCACTGCATAGGCCTCGGCAAACAATTGCGCATCAGCCACCGGCCCCACGATCGGCAGGTAGTCCGGGCTGGTGCAACGGAACGCCGCGCGCCCCTGCAACTGCTCAGGGGCCAATTCGGCCGTGCCCAGGCGCTGGGCCAGGTCAACGGAGATCTCGTCCAGCAACGCCAGGTTGCCCTGGTGCTCGGCCACTGTCGGCGCCAGGTCTTCGCTGTGGAAATCAAAACTTGCGCCCAGGGTATGTTCATCCCCGCGCGGCGGTGCCACATAGCCCTCCGCGCACACCACGGTGCGCAGTGCCCGGCTGCTGGCGGTGGCCGGCAAGCGGGTGATTTGCCCCCGGATGCGCTTGAGTGGCAACTGCGCGCAAGGCTCGAAGCGCCGCACCTCGGCAGCACCGGCCAGGATCACCACGGGCGCGCTGGCCAGCAGGCGCTCGCCAGCCCAGGCTTGCCAGTGGTCATCAACCTTGCGCAGCTCGATGACTTCCTGGTGTGTCAGCAGGCGGATACCTGGGTGCTGCAACTGCTGTTGGCACAGCGCGGGCGGGTGCACCCAGCCACCCTCGGGGTAGAACAACCCGCCGGCCGGCAAGGCCACCCCGGCGATGGCTTCGGCCTCGGCGCGTGCCAGTGCATGCAGCAAATCGTGGTCGAAGGCGGCAGCCAGCTTGCCTTGGCGCTCGGCTTCCTTGCTGTCGAAGGCCAGTTGCAGCACGCCGCAGGCATCCCAGTCGTGGCCACGCTGCAAGCGCTGCAGCTGGCGCCGGGTGTAGCCGAACCCGGACAAGATCATCTGCGACAGCGCAGTGCCATGGGCCGACAACTTGAGGTACAGCACCCCTTGCGGGTTGCCCGAGGCTTCCTGTGCCGGGGCTTCGTGGCGCTCCAGCACGGTAACCTGCCAGCCACGCCGGGCCAGGCTGGCAGCGGTTGTGCTGCCGGCGAGGCCTGCACCAATCACCAGCGCCTCGCGCGGCCCCTGGGTAGCGGCGGGGCGCGCGTACCAAGGTGCGCCTGGCCCGGGCAGGGTGCCGACGTAGGCACCGCTCATCACCTCCCACTTCTTGCCGATGCCTGGCACCTTTTTCATGGCGAAGCCGGCTTCGACCAGGCTGCGGCGAACCCAGCCGGTGGTGGTGAAGGTGCCCAGCACTGTGCCCGGGTGCGATAGCCGCGCCAGCTGTGCGAACAGGCTCTGGGGTCCACATGTCGGGGTTCTTGGCGGGGGCGAAACCATCGAGGAACCACACATCGATCTGCGCATCGAGTTGTGGCAGTTGTTCGAGCACGTCGCCGATCAGCAAGGTAAGGGTGACCCGGCCATCGCCAAAGGTGAATTGCTGAAAGCCCGGGTGCACCGCCACATATTGCTCCAGCAGGGGCTCGGTGTAGCCGGCAAGTTCAGGCCACAGGCGCACTGCGCGGGCCATGTCATCGTGGCCGAGAGGGTATTTCTCGACACTGACGAAGTGCAGGCGCGCATCGCTGGGCGCATGCTCGTCGAACAGCTGCCAGGCGCAGAAGAAGTTCATGCCAGTACCAAAGCCGGTTTCGCCGATCACCATGCAGGTGTGCGGCGCCAGGTTGGCAAAACGCTCAGCCAGGCGGGTCTGGCCGAGGAACACGTGTTTGGTTTCTTCGATGCCTTCGTTGACTGCGAAATAGACGTCGTCATATTGCCGCGAGTGGGGGCGGCCCTGGTCGTCCCAGTCGATCTGGGCGTGCTGGAGGAGGGTGGACATGGTTGGCTCGGTTGCAGCGGATGGACGGGATTTTATGCCATCTGATGATTTTGCGCAGGCACAGGCCGCCCACAAATCCGCTAGTCTTGCTTATCCATTGAAGGAGCCAATGCATGTTCGAATCTGCCGAAATCGGCCACAGCATCGACAAGGAGGCTTACGACGCCGAGGTACCCGCTTTACGCGAGGCCCTGCTCGAAGCCCAGTACGAACTCAAGCAGCAGGCGCGTTTCCCGGTGATCGTGCTGATCAACGGCATCGAAGGCGCCGGCAAGGGTGAGACGGTAAAGCTGCTCAACGAGTGGATGGACCCGCGCATGATCGATGTGCTCACCTTCGACCAGCAGACCGACGAAGAGCTGGCCCGGCCGCCCGCCTGGCGCTACTGGCGGGCTCTGCCACCCAAGGGGCGGATGGGCGTGTTCTTTGGCAACTGGTACAGCCAGATGCTGCAGGGGCGGGTGCACGGGGTGTTCAAGGATGCCGTGCTCGATCAGGCGATCATGGGCGCCGAGCGCCTGGAGCAGATGCTGTGCGATGAAGGTGCGCTGATCATCAAGTTCTGGTTCCACCTGTCCAAGAAGCAGATGAAGGCACGGCTGAAATCGCTCAAGGACGACCCGCTGCACAGCTGGAAGATCAGCCCGCTGGACTGGCAGCAGTCGCAAACCTACGACCGCTTCGTGCGCTTTGGCGAGCGCGTGCTGCGCCGCACCAGCCGCGACTACGCGCCATGGCATATCGTTGAAGGGGTAGACCCGAACTACCGTAGCCTGGCGGTGGGGCGCATCCTGCTGGAAAGCCTGCAAGCCGCGCTGGCCAACAACCCCAAGGGCAAGCACCAGGGCAACGTCGCCCCGCTGGGCCGCAGTATCGACCAGCGCAGCTTGCTCGGTGCCCTCGACATGACCTTGCGTCTGGACAAGGCCGATTACCAGGAGCAGTTGGTCACCGAACAGGCCCGCCTGGCCGGCCTGCTACGCGACAAGCGCATGCGCCGGCACGCCTTGGTGGCCGTGTTCGAAGGCAACGATGCTGCCGGCAAGGGCAGTGCCATTCGCCGCGTGGCGGCGGCGTTGGACCCGCGCCAGTACCGCATCGTGCCGATTGCCGCGCCTACCGAAGAAGAGCGCGCGCAGCCCTACCTGTGGCGGTTTTGGCGGCATATTCCGGCACGCGGCAAGTTCACCATCTTTGATCGCTCCTGGTATGGCCGGGTGCTGGTGGAGCGGGTGGAAGGTTTTTGCAGCCCCGCCGACTGGATGCGTGCCTATAGCGAGATCAACGACTTTGAAGAGCAGTTGGTGAATGCTGGCGTAGTCGTGGTGAAGTTCTGGCTGGCGATTGACCAGCAGACCCAGCTGGAGCGTTTTCAGGAGCGTGAGCAGATCCCGTTCAAGCGCTACAAGATCACCGAGGACGACTGGCGCAACCGCGACAAGTGGGACGACTATGCCCAGGCGGTGGGCGACATGGTCGACCGCACCAGCAGCGAAATTGCACCCTGGACGCTGGTAGAGGCCAACGACAAGCGCTGGGCGCGGGTGAAGGTGCTGCGCACCATCAACCAGGCGCTTGAGGCGGCGTTCGCCAAGCACAAAAAATAATCCTGCGGTGGCCCTATCGCCGGCAAGCCAGCTCCCACAGGAATTTCACCGCCCTCGAAAACTGTGCGGTACTTGTGGGGCTGGCTTGCCGGCGATAGGGCCAGATCAGGCAACACACCTGCCAAGCCATGCCACACAAGAATGACCTGATGAATTCTTTTCTCGGCACTCTTCCCCGTCACCGCCCTCCAAGCCCGTAGAATTCAGTCACCCCCACCACGGGCTTGATCGAGGATTTTATGCACACCACTTCCGGCCGCTGGAGCTATGGCCTGTTCCTGGCACTTCTGACCGCATTGCTGTGGGGCATCTTGCCGATCAAGCTCAAGCAGGTGCTGCAAGTAGTCGACCCGATCACTGTCACCTGGTACCGCCTGCTGGTTTCCGGTGGCCTGCTGTTCGCCTGGCTGGCCGCCAAGCGGCGTTTGCCGTCGTTCACCCGGCTGGCGCCCAAAGGCAAGGGCCTGGTTGTGGTGGCTGTACTTGGCCTGATGGGTAACTACGTGCTGTACCTGATCGGCCTCAACCTGCTCAGCCCCGGCACCGCGCAGCTGGTGGTGCAGGTTGGCCCGGTGCTGTTGCTGGTGGCCAGCGTGTTTGTGTTCCGTGAACGCTTCAGCCTGGGGCAGGGCGTGGGCCTGCTGATTCTGCTGGCGGGTTTTGGCCTGTTCTTCAACCAGCGCCTCGAAGAGTTGCTGACCTCACTGGGCACCTACACCACTGGCGTGCTGACCATTCTGCTGGCCACCAGCATCTGGGTGTTCTACGCCCTCAGCCAGAAACAGTTGCTGACGGTGTGGCATTCACAGCAGGTGATGATGGTGATCTACCTCAGTTGCGCCGCGCTGCTCACGCCCTGGGTACACCCGCTGGAGGCGCTGCAATTGACCCCGGTGCAAGGTTGGCTGCTGCTGGCCTGCTGCCTGAACACCTTGGTGGCTTATGGCGCGTTTGCCGAGGCGCTGGCGCATTGGGAGGCATCGCGGGTAAGTGCCACGCTGGCGTTGACGCCGCTGGTGACCTTTGTCGCGGTGGCCGTGGCGGCCTTGGTGTGGCCTGAGTTTGTTCAGGCCGAAGACATCAATGCCCTGGGGTATGTAGGGGCGGTGACCGTGGTGTTCGGCTCGGCGCTGGTGGCGCTGGGGCCATCGCTGGTGGCCAGTTGGCGTGCCCGCAAAGCGCGCTTGCCCCAGGTTCGGTGATCGCCTGCTACGGCCCTATCGCCGGCAAGCCAGCTCCCACAGGATCACCACAGGCCTGAGTACTGTGGAGTACCTGTGGGACAGGATCACCACAGGCCTGAGTACTGTGGAGTACCTGTGGGACAGGATCACCACAGGCCTGAGTACTGTGGAGTACCTGTGGGAGCTGGCTTGCCGGCGATAGGGCCAGTACAGGTAATAAAGAACTTAGCCCTTGCCACCCGGTGCCAGCATGTTCTCCGGCCGCACCCACTGGTCAAACTGCTCATTGGTCAGGTACTTCAACTCCAGCGCGGCCTCGCGCAAGGTCTTACCCTCGCTGTAAGCCTTCTTGGCAATTTCCGCCGCCTTGTCATAGCCAATATGCGGGTTCAACGCCGTCACCAGCATCAAGCCCCGCTCCAGGTGCGCGGCCATCTGCTCGGCATCGGGCTCGATGCCCGCCACACAGTGCAGCTGGAAGTTGCGGCAGCCATCGGCCAGCAGTTCGATCGACTGCAACAGGTTGTGGATGATCACCGGCTTGAACACGTTCAGCTGCAAATGCCCCTGGCTGGCAGCAAAACCGATGGCTGCATCGTTGCCCAGTACCTGGCAGGCCAGCATCGACAGCGCCTCGCACTGGGTCGGGTTGACCTTGCCCGGCATGATCGAGCTCGCCCGGCTCGTTGGCCGGCAGGCGCACT includes the following:
- the yhbE gene encoding putative inner membrane transporter YhbE (*Name yhbE): MHTTSGRWSYGLFLALLTALLWGILPIKLKQVLQVVDPITVTWYRLLVSGGLLFAWLAAKRRLPSFTRLAPKGKGLVVVAVLGLMGNYVLYLIGLNLLSPGTAQLVVQVGPVLLLVASVFVFRERFSLGQGVGLLILLAGFGLFFNQRLEELLTSLGTYTTGVLTILLATSIWVFYALSQKQLLTVWHSQQVMMVIYLSCAALLTPWVHPLEALQLTPVQGWLLLACCLNTLVAYGAFAEALAHWEASRVSATLALTPLVTFVAVAVAALVWPEFVQAEDINALGYVGAVTVVFGSALVALGPSLVASWRARKARLPQVR
- a CDS encoding Polyphosphate:AMP phosphotransferase, with the translated sequence MFESAEIGHSIDKEAYDAEVPALREALLEAQYELKQQARFPVIVLINGIEGAGKGETVKLLNEWMDPRMIDVLTFDQQTDEELARPPAWRYWRALPPKGRMGVFFGNWYSQMLQGRVHGVFKDAVLDQAIMGAERLEQMLCDEGALIIKFWFHLSKKQMKARLKSLKDDPLHSWKISPLDWQQSQTYDRFVRFGERVLRRTSRDYAPWHIVEGVDPNYRSLAVGRILLESLQAALANNPKGKHQGNVAPLGRSIDQRSLLGALDMTLRLDKADYQEQLVTEQARLAGLLRDKRMRRHALVAVFEGNDAAGKGSAIRRVAAALDPRQYRIVPIAAPTEEERAQPYLWRFWRHIPARGKFTIFDRSWYGRVLVERVEGFCSPADWMRAYSEINDFEEQLVNAGVVVVKFWLAIDQQTQLERFQEREQIPFKRYKITEDDWRNRDKWDDYAQAVGDMVDRTSSEIAPWTLVEANDKRWARVKVLRTINQALEAAFAKHKK
- the mnmC_2 gene encoding tRNA 5-methylaminomethyl-2-thiouridine biosynthesis bifunctional protein MnmC (*Name mnmC_2), with the translated sequence MVSPPPRTPTCGPQSLFAQLARLSHPGTVLGTFTTTGWVRRSLVEAGFAMKKVPGIGKKWEVMSGAYVGTLPGPGAPWYARPAATQGPREALVIGAGLAGSTTAASLARRGWQVTVLERHEAPAQEASGNPQGVLYLKLSAHGTALSQMILSGFGYTRRQLQRLQRGHDWDACGVLQLAFDSKEAERQGKLAAAFDHDLLHALARAEAEAIAGVALPAGGLFYPEGGWVHPPALCQQQLQHPGIRLLTHQEVIELRKVDDHWQAWAGERLLASAPVVILAGAAEVRRFEPCAQLPLKRIRGQITRLPATASSRALRTVVCAEGYVAPPRGDEHTLGASFDFHSEDLAPTVAEHQGNLALLDEISVDLAQRLGTAELAPEQLQGRAAFRCTSPDYLPIVGPVADAQLFAEAYAVLGRDARQVPDVACPWLEGLYVNSGHGSRGLITAPLSGELVAAWVCGEPLPLPRAVAEACHPNRFALRKLIRGK